The following coding sequences lie in one Panicum virgatum strain AP13 chromosome 6N, P.virgatum_v5, whole genome shotgun sequence genomic window:
- the LOC120677606 gene encoding actin-related protein 3-like isoform X2 — translation MYEPAGTRTELPAMDATARPAIVIDNGTGYSKLGFSGNSEPSFTLPTVVAVNESFLDQKELLSSANWIAQYNAGVMADLDYFIGDEALSRLRSSGLYTSRSPIRHGQVDDWDTMERFWQQCIFNYLRCNPEEHYFLLTDSPVGSPESRECTGEIMFETFNVPGLYISVQSVLSLSAGYAYLKSISGEDSDPPSDMTGVVVDIGDGAPHIVPVVNGYVIGSSIKSFPFSGSDVTQFVSQLLQERGELLPPEDSLDISRKVKEMYCYTCSDIVKEFKKHDKKLDKYVKHWSAIKPKTGVPYTIDIGYERFLGPEIFFNPEIYSADFSTPLPELIDSCVQSAPIDTRRALYKNIVLSGGSTMFKDFHKRLQNDIKKIVDDRVAATNARHCVEPIEVNVVAHPIQSYAVWFGGSVAASTPEFYEYCHTKEEYEEHGASICRTSPVFKGMY, via the exons atgtaTGAGCCGGCGGGGACCCGCACGGAGCTGCCAGCCATGgacgccaccgcgcgcccgGCCATCGTCATCGACAACGGCACGGG GTATAGCAAGCTTGGATTTTCTGGTAACTCTGAGCCGTCTTTCACTCTCCCTACTGTCGTAGCAGTGAATGAGTCTTTTCTAGACCAGAAAGAGCTGTTGAGTAGTGCAAACTGGATAGCACAGTATAATGCAGGCGTCATGGCTGATCTTGATTATTTTATTGGAGATGAGGCTCTGTCGCGTTTAAGATCTAGTGGGCTATACACTTCAAGAAGTCCAATTCGTCATGGTCAG GTTGATGACTGGGATACAATGGAGAGATTTTGGCAGCAATGCATTTTCAACTATCTGCGTTGCAATCCTGAGGAACATTATTTCCTCCTTACGGATAGTCCTGTTGGTTCACCCGAAAGTCGCGAATGTACTGGAGAAATAATGTTTGAGACCTTCAATGTCCCTGGTCTATATATATCTGTTCAATCTGTCCTCAGCCTTTCTGCTGGATACGCCTATCTGAAAAGTATTTCTGGTGAAGATTCAGATCCTCCG TCTGATATGACAGGTGTAGTTGTTGATATTGGGGATGGTGCTCCACACATCGTGCCAGTTGTAAACGGCTATGTAATTGGGAGTAGCATAaagtcttttcctttttctgggaGTGATGTAACTCAGTTTGTTTCGCAGCTGTTACAG GAAAGAGGTGAGCTTCTGCCACCTGAGGATTCTTTAGATATATCTCGCAAGGTGAAAGAAATGTATTGCTATACTTGTTCAGACATTGTCAAG GAATTCAAGAAGCATGACAAGAAGCTTGATAAGTACGTCAAACATTGGTCAGCTATTAAACCAAAGACTGGGGTCCCATATACAATTGACATCGGATATGAGCGTTTTCTTGGCCCAGAG ATCTTCTTCAATCCTGAGATTTACTCCGCTGATTTCTCCACTCCTTTACCTGAATTGATTGATAGCTGTGTTCAATCTGCACCAATTGACACAAGGAGAGCTCTGTACAAG AATATAGTATTATCTGGTGGATCTACCATGTTTAAAGACTTCCACAAGAGACTCCAGAATGATATAAAGAAGATAGTAGATGATCGTGTTGCTGCAACTAATGCCCGCCATTGTGTGGAA CCTATTGAAGTCAACGTGGTTGCCCATCCTATACAGAGTTACGCAGTTTGGTTTGGGGGTTCAGTAGCTGCATCTACACCAGAATTCTATGAG TATTGCCACACAAAGGAAGAGTACGAGGAACATGGAGCAAGCATATGCAGAACAAGCCCAGTTTTCAAAGGAATGTACTGA
- the LOC120677606 gene encoding actin-related protein 3-like isoform X1: MYEPAGTRTELPAMDATARPAIVIDNGTGYSKLGFSGNSEPSFTLPTVVAVNESFLDQKELLSSANWIAQYNAGVMADLDYFIGDEALSRLRSSGLYTSRSPIRHGQVDDWDTMERFWQQCIFNYLRCNPEEHYFLLTDSPVGSPESRECTGEIMFETFNVPGLYISVQSVLSLSAGYAYLKSISGEDSDPPSDMTGVVVDIGDGAPHIVPVVNGYVIGSSIKSFPFSGSDVTQFVSQLLQERGELLPPEDSLDISRKVKEMYCYTCSDIVKEFKKHDKKLDKYVKHWSAIKPKTGVPYTIDIGYERFLGPEIFFNPEIYSADFSTPLPELIDSCVQSAPIDTRRALYKNIVLSGGSTMFKDFHKRLQNDIKKIVDDRVAATNARHCVEVRPIEVNVVAHPIQSYAVWFGGSVAASTPEFYEYCHTKEEYEEHGASICRTSPVFKGMY; the protein is encoded by the exons atgtaTGAGCCGGCGGGGACCCGCACGGAGCTGCCAGCCATGgacgccaccgcgcgcccgGCCATCGTCATCGACAACGGCACGGG GTATAGCAAGCTTGGATTTTCTGGTAACTCTGAGCCGTCTTTCACTCTCCCTACTGTCGTAGCAGTGAATGAGTCTTTTCTAGACCAGAAAGAGCTGTTGAGTAGTGCAAACTGGATAGCACAGTATAATGCAGGCGTCATGGCTGATCTTGATTATTTTATTGGAGATGAGGCTCTGTCGCGTTTAAGATCTAGTGGGCTATACACTTCAAGAAGTCCAATTCGTCATGGTCAG GTTGATGACTGGGATACAATGGAGAGATTTTGGCAGCAATGCATTTTCAACTATCTGCGTTGCAATCCTGAGGAACATTATTTCCTCCTTACGGATAGTCCTGTTGGTTCACCCGAAAGTCGCGAATGTACTGGAGAAATAATGTTTGAGACCTTCAATGTCCCTGGTCTATATATATCTGTTCAATCTGTCCTCAGCCTTTCTGCTGGATACGCCTATCTGAAAAGTATTTCTGGTGAAGATTCAGATCCTCCG TCTGATATGACAGGTGTAGTTGTTGATATTGGGGATGGTGCTCCACACATCGTGCCAGTTGTAAACGGCTATGTAATTGGGAGTAGCATAaagtcttttcctttttctgggaGTGATGTAACTCAGTTTGTTTCGCAGCTGTTACAG GAAAGAGGTGAGCTTCTGCCACCTGAGGATTCTTTAGATATATCTCGCAAGGTGAAAGAAATGTATTGCTATACTTGTTCAGACATTGTCAAG GAATTCAAGAAGCATGACAAGAAGCTTGATAAGTACGTCAAACATTGGTCAGCTATTAAACCAAAGACTGGGGTCCCATATACAATTGACATCGGATATGAGCGTTTTCTTGGCCCAGAG ATCTTCTTCAATCCTGAGATTTACTCCGCTGATTTCTCCACTCCTTTACCTGAATTGATTGATAGCTGTGTTCAATCTGCACCAATTGACACAAGGAGAGCTCTGTACAAG AATATAGTATTATCTGGTGGATCTACCATGTTTAAAGACTTCCACAAGAGACTCCAGAATGATATAAAGAAGATAGTAGATGATCGTGTTGCTGCAACTAATGCCCGCCATTGTGTGGAAGTGAGA CCTATTGAAGTCAACGTGGTTGCCCATCCTATACAGAGTTACGCAGTTTGGTTTGGGGGTTCAGTAGCTGCATCTACACCAGAATTCTATGAG TATTGCCACACAAAGGAAGAGTACGAGGAACATGGAGCAAGCATATGCAGAACAAGCCCAGTTTTCAAAGGAATGTACTGA
- the LOC120679774 gene encoding uncharacterized protein LOC120679774, translated as MGGLDKVVAVDNAARSVICDPILPPIVRALPSLSSPKFEPFSLTVGDSLYVMDAVPRPPNGCASSARAGTGVLSTLLPMCTMTITSPPPPPPLDSYAVVAGGAGIAVSNNASAQTFRFDTAGRTWSEAGDWVLPFTRLADYVPEHKLWFGISPAEDGHRFCAANLAASPVVHGLWKEYAQPPPEWSVAEAYAVHLGSSRFFSIGEIRVETHDCYKVEGELQAVVTGVEVQRCGEELRVLKHKSERYELALNVDYRVLC; from the exons ATGGGGGGGCTCGACAAGGTGGTCGCCGTGGACAACGCGGCCCGCAGCGTCATCTGCGACCCCATCCTGCCCCCCATCGTCCGTGCCCTGCCGAGCTTGTCCTCTCCCAAGTTCGAGCCCTTCTCTCTCACCGTCGGCGACAGCCTCTACGTCATGGACGCGGTCCCCAGGCCGCCCAACGGTTGCG CTTCAAGTGCAAGGGCTGGCACTGGAGTCCTCTCGACCCTCCTCCCCATGTGTACGATGACGATCAcctccccgcccccccccccccccctcgattCCTACgcggtggtcgccggcggcgcgggcatcGCCGTGTCCAACAACGCCAGCGCGCAGACCTTCCGCTTCGACACGGCGGGCAGGACGTGGAGCGAGGCCGGCGACTGGGTGCTGCCCTTCACCCGTCTCGCCGACTACGTCCCCGAGCACAAGCTCTGGTTCGGGATCTCACCCGCCGAGGACGGCCACCGCTTCTGCGCCGCCAACCTCGCGGCGTCGCCCGTGGTGCACGGGCTCTGGAAGGAGTACGCCCAGCCTCCCCCGGAGTGGAGCGTTGCGGAGGCCTACGCCGTGCACCTGGGCTCCTCCAGGTTCTTCTCGATTGGTGAGATCCGCGTGGAGACCCATGATTGCTACAAGGTGGAGGGTGAGCTCCAGGCCGTGGTCACCGGCGTCGAGGTCCAGCGTTGCGGTGAGGAGCTCCGTGTGCTCAAGCACAAGTCTGAACGTTACGAGCTAGCCCTCAATGTCGACTACCGGGTACTCTGCTAA
- the LOC120677602 gene encoding uncharacterized protein LOC120677602, producing the protein MSCFGGVPATTSAHYRSAWGRPLGGGRRPWRWWHAKCAGIAAAVGSRIRRSIRGVDGRRHRRRATSSSVRVQSGRWCHHRRSFAPVYVDELYSHHHQPTKAALRAVRAEEPRRASDDDSKPTAAPPVAHAGAARAAGGKPSARVGAGDGDGARASSGKQQARAAAAAAAGVVGGAMRNVLLRSPGRGGGVLGVVKGMGEVDLRAELFIRKFKEDMRLQSQRSAEEFQAMLARGL; encoded by the coding sequence ATGTCTTGCTTCGGCGGCgtgccggcgacgacgagcgcCCACTACCGCTCGGCCTGGGGGCGgccgctcggcggcggcaggaggccGTGGCGGTGGTGGCACGCCAAGTGCGCCGGCATCGCGGCGGCCGTCGGGTCGAGGATCCGGAGGTCCATCAGGGGggtcgacggccgccgccaccgtcggcgCGCGACGTCGTCGTCCGTGCGCGTGCAGAGCGGCCGGTggtgccaccaccgccggagctTCGCGCCGGTCTACGTCGACGAGCTCtacagccaccaccaccagccaaCCAAGGCCGCCCTCCGCGCCGTGCGGGCGGAGGAGCCGCGGCGCGCCAGCGACGACGACTCCAAGCCGACCGCTGCACCACCCGTCGcgcacgccggcgccgctcgTGCCGCGGGCGGCAAGCCGTCCGCGCGCGTGGGCGCcggtgacggcgacggcgcgcgcgcCAGCAGCGGCAAGCAGCAggcgcgggcggccgccgccgccgctgcgggtgTTGTTGGCGGCGCGATGAGGAACGTGCTGCTGAGGAGCcccggcaggggcggcggcgtgctcggGGTGGTGAAGGGGATGGGGGAGGTGGACCTCAGGGCCGAGCTCTTCATCAGGAAGTTCAAGGAGGACATGCGGCTGCAGAGCCAGCGGTCGGCAGAGGAGTTCCAGGCCATGCTCGCCAGGGGCCTATGA
- the LOC120677605 gene encoding uncharacterized protein LOC120677605, with product MASPGVTPPPSTSPPPPPPPRPPPPPPPPAGSPNHSQSHPPAAISSPLLQQPDADAPPLSRWLRRLEAFLSAAGLAASTRLGVAAAASALAVLGLALPAAAVALSPCRGRRLACDDFEVEAFEVCVLLSQAAAGAVALACVSRKMAMYGIRKFLFVDPELGMRIRFQKEYVAKIQDFFRTLTWWILPCFVVKVTREFFLFSHIVQESVWGACVVFFASIMSWMYLTTILLSSCMLFNLVCNLQVIHFDDYGKLLEQDADPLVYLKEHLQLRHNLSKISHRFRMFLLLLFLSVTASQFAILFKTTAYNGPINFTNGGDIAVSSVVQVVGLVLCLHAAAKISHRAQNISSIASRWHALATCSTDSNYVTTPNGSGNLVPFPAHLFLRDYSESDLESLETASLHGNSAGTAQLASYMSSYHKRESLVLYLLANPGGITIFGWIVDRTFLNTILMLELTLVLFVLSKTVVVPGKTLMHSYIGFP from the exons ATGGCCTCTCCCGGCGTGACGCctccgccgtcgacgtcgcctcccccgccccctccgcctcgcccgcctcccccaccgccgccgcctgccgggaGCCCCAACCACAGCCAGAGCCACCCACCGGCGGCGATctcgtcgccgctgctgcagcagcccgacgcggacgcgccgccgctctcgcGGTGGCTGCGCCGCCTGGAGGCGTTCCTCTCGGCGGCGGGGCTGGCGGCGTCGACCCGCCTCGGcgtggccgccgcggcctccgcgcTCGCCGTGCTGGGCCTCGCGCtgcccgccgcggccgtcgcgcTCTCCccgtgccgcggccgccgcctcgcctgcGACGACTTCGAGGTCGAGGCGTTCGAGGTCTGCGTGCTGctctcccaggccgccgccggggccgtcgCGCTCGCCTGCGTGTCCAGGAAGATGGCCATGTACGGCATCCGCAAGTTCCTCTTCGTCGACCCGGAGCTCGGGATGAGGATCCGGTTCCAGAAGGAGTACGTCGCCAAAATCCAG GACTTTTTCCGCACACTTACCTGGTGGATATTGCCATGCTTTGTTGTGAAGGTTACTCGAGAATTCTTCCTTTTTTCCCACATCGTCCAGGAGTCGGTCTGGGGAGCATGTGTTGTATTTTTTGCTTCCATCATGTCATGGATGTATTTGACAACAATATTACTGTCATCCTGTATGCTCTTCAACCTGGTTTGCAATCTGCAAGTTATCCACTTTGACGACTATGGAAAACTTCTAGAGCAAGATGCGGATCCTTTGGTCTATTTGAAAGAGCACCTGCAGCTCCGCCATAACCTCTCCAAGATCAGTCACAGGTTTCGCATGTTCCTCTTACTGCTCTTCCTTTCTGTTACAGCAAGCCAGTTTGCCATTCTTTTCAAGACAACAGCCTACAATGGTCCGATCAATTTCACCAATGGAGGTGACATAGCT GTTTCTTCAGTTGTTCAAGTTGTTGGTCTCGTCCTCTGTTTACACGCTGCTGCTAAGATCTCCCACAGAGCTCAAAACATCTCTTCAATAGCTAGTCGATGGCACGCACTAGCAACATGCTCTACTGATTCTAATTATGTGACCACCCCAAATGGTTCTGGGAACCTTGTGCCCTTTCCTGCACATCTGTTTCTGAGGGATTATTCAGAAAGTGATCTGGAGTCCCTGGAGACTGCCTCCCTACATGGCAATTCTGCTGGCACAGCGCAGTTGGCTTCGTACATGTCTTCATACCACAAGAGAGAATCACTTG TGCTGTACCTTCTAGCGAATCCAGGCGGCATCACAATATTTGGCTGGATCGTTGACCGGACATTCCTAAACACCATCCTGATGCTCGAGTTAACTCTTGTGCTCTTTGTGCTTAGCAAGACCGTTGTGGTCCCAGGCAAAACACTCATGCACAGTTACATCGGGTTCCCATGA